One stretch of Caldinitratiruptor microaerophilus DNA includes these proteins:
- a CDS encoding septum formation initiator family protein → MQVARELSIERLSGAPWAGRGPEAVRAPQLPERASPHVRDASRARPMPGVAVWVAAALVWCAAVGAGVWYVRYQAESQRLSARISGLRAEADRLEQENRNLRAVVSELSSMERIEREARRLGLVKPQELRVVAVNPGVLRAGSPAVARAPDPAPAPGGLWSRIKAIVGSIRVARAPGAAVSGQ, encoded by the coding sequence ATGCAGGTAGCCAGAGAACTGAGCATCGAGCGGCTGTCCGGCGCCCCTTGGGCGGGGCGAGGGCCGGAGGCCGTGCGGGCGCCCCAGCTCCCGGAGCGCGCCTCTCCGCACGTCCGGGACGCGAGCCGGGCCCGGCCCATGCCCGGCGTGGCCGTGTGGGTTGCCGCGGCCCTCGTGTGGTGCGCGGCGGTGGGGGCGGGGGTCTGGTACGTACGCTACCAGGCCGAGTCGCAGCGCCTATCCGCCCGGATCAGCGGCCTCCGCGCGGAGGCGGACCGCCTGGAGCAGGAGAACCGGAACCTGCGCGCGGTCGTGAGCGAACTGAGCAGCATGGAGCGGATCGAGCGGGAAGCCCGCCGCCTCGGGCTCGTCAAGCCTCAGGAGCTCCGCGTCGTTGCCGTGAACCCCGGCGTCCTGCGCGCCGGCTCCCCGGCGGTGGCCCGGGCCCCGGATCCCGCGCCGGCCCCCGGGGGGCTGTGGAGCCGGATCAAGGCGATCGTCGGCAGCATCCGCGTCGCCCGCGCTCCGGGTGCAGCCGTCTCGGGCCAGTAG